The sequence tgaaaataataatgggcaaatattgtacaatccaggtgtgcaacgctcttagagacttacccagaaagactcacagctgtaatcgctgccaaaggtgattctaaaatgtattgactcagcggtgagatatttctgtatctcATTTTCAAAACATTTGCACAAATGttacaaaaacatgttttcactctgtcatgttgtattgtgtgtagatgggtgagaaataaaatatatttaatcaattaggatttcaagctgtaacacaacaaaataataaGTCAACACTTtcttaaggcactgtatctgtccAGCTCATGACACAATTGTGCCTTGTCACAGTTGATCTCAAAGCTTGCAGGAAGCCAGGGGACAGAATGTACTGATGTGTTTTAATTCTCTGTAATAGCTGCTGGATCTATAATTAATCAAGATATCATGGAAAGTAATTATCCAGTGTTCTGGGGGCAAGGATTTCTTTGCTAGTAGCTGTCTCCTCTGAGAGAGTTGATATTGGGTCATTCCACGAAAtgagtccctttgatattttaagtagaaattgtgcagcaatattacatttgaaaaacctgttatattaaatgaagtgcccttggAAAATTAAATAAATTCAGCATTTTGGCATGActctctgtgtactctctgtgacttctaggaagatttgaaTTCTCTTAACGCAaacatttctccaagttttcACCACTTCTCCACAGccgtagttattttgttgctttgacaaagtcatacCTGAAaagtattatttatttaatgtgattagtgtTTCATTTTAAGGTaaattttaatatggtgaaactattccttaaaaaaaaaatacaaaaaaattaacgcatagatagacagactagaaaTGTTTTAATGCTAAACATTTCTggggtgaagcttgcattcaattgcccctccatgtaacaagcttccattccccctgtcacaagtgGATTCATGACTGATTTGGTACTAAGTCATTTCTTTATTTAACATCTTGAGatgagaaaacatgttttttattaagttgaGTATGTGCTCATGACAGAATATAAAAATCTGGTGaaataaaacagtttttttttttctcaccaaGTTACACTACCCTGAAGGGACTCATTTAGTTAAATGACTCTATTACCCACCCGCTTAAACTGGTAGAGGATGCTTCTCAGCACTGACTCTCATGGTACTGCCATGGTAAAATAAAATAGGAATATCTATAGGCCAATTTGCAATTTAGGAGTAGTGTTAGAACTGTTGCATGGTCACCAAGTTAGTTATTCAGTGCTGACTGTCAACATAGGCTGCAGTCTAGGCTAGGTTGCTACTTATACAATACAGGTCGACCTATTTAATCAATGCATAACGATTTACTAACCAAATTCTATTGTCATAATGACAGTTATTACATTATATACTGTTAACTCCGGTTAATAGATAATAGGCCTACATTTCCATCCAACATCCAATCAATAAGGGCTACGACCCGGTGTTTGTTTTGCTGAATAAAAGCATGCTTGGGAGATCTGAGCCAATGAACAGCAACGAACAATCTTGTTGTGACCAATCATATTCCAGCACATATACCGGCTTGTTTTCCCAGGAAGTTGATGATGTGTATTTACAAGACGTTCATAGCTAGCTAAGCAGCGCTTTAGCTACGTAATGTATGTTTAGTCTACAAACGATAGTGGTTACTTAGAGACTGATACTTGTATTTAACATTTACACGTAGTTTGTTTGATTTCTAGTCAAGAATGGTGTAATAAGGTGAGTACGCTGATGAAGatgctttgctagctagctaacagctgtCAGTGCCATTTTTACAGTACGTGCCTGGCTTGTCGAAAATACTgccagtagctagctatgtaTCCTGTGTATTGGGTGATTATATTTAGCCATATAGCTAGTTAGGCGTACTAGTTTTGTATGGGTTATTTAGCTACTCAATTTAACACTTACGCTCTACGTTAGCTAAAGACTGCCTCCGCAGTTTTTCGTTTGACATGTACACAGCTGTCAAAATGAAACTACCATAAATTCTGTGTGAAAACTGCTTCTGATTCTGCCTTTCTCCTACACAGCTGTTCCTCGGCTAGCCTAACTCGAATAGATGGGGGACGTGTCACTTGAGAATGGAGGATACTATCATCAGTGATGATGGCTTCATTAACGGTGTGGTGGCGTTACACAAGTGGCCATCTCCTTGGCGGATGGGGACCGCTGCTCTGCCTGTTCCTGGGCTCTCTGGTGGCGCTGTTGATGCCCATGGTGGGGGTGGAGGACGAATGCTGTATCACTCTAAAGGGGATTGCCCAGTTGCACTGCCAGCTGTGGGGTAAAACTCAGCGCCCCACTGTCCAGTCCACCAGCCTCACTGTCCCCTTTACAGCCCTCGATCTCCTGCCCCTTAGGGCCAAGCCCAGTATAGGTAAGGTTCTCATGAAATATATACTTCTGGTTGTAAGAATCTAAATCAACCGTCAGTGGTAGAGCACTGTTCAAAATGAAAATACAGCGGTCAGTTAATAGGGATAATTCATTTCCAGAGTGTGTTAAGAGTGGGAGGATAATACCCTCCATACTCTTGGGTTCATGAGTCATATTTAAAAGTACAAATATGAAATCACCTCTGCTTGGGTTAATACATGTCTTGGACAGCACAGCCTAGTTATGCAATGTATTTCGTGTGTGCTGATTGCAGAGACCCAGCTGGAGGCCAAGGCAGCACTGCAACAGGCTGTGGAGATGAAGaagcaggggaagagagagaaggcccACAAGCTGTTGGTGCATGCACTCAACATGAACCCAGACTTTGTGGAAGCTCTGACGGAGCTGGGCACCATTCTGGAAGAGAAGGACGTTGTCCAGGCGGACCATCTGTATACCAAGGCCCTTGCCATCTCACCATGCAACGAGAGGGCCCTGGTGAGCCGTGACCGCACACTCCCCCTGGTGGAGGAGATTGACCAACGCCACTTTGGGGTTATCGACAGCAAAGTACGCAGGCTGATGTCCATCCCCAAGGGTAACTCTGCTCTTAGACGTGTCATGGAGGAAACGTACTACCACCACATCTACCACACAGTGGCCATAGAAGgcaacacactcactctgtctgagATCCGCCATATAATTGAGACTCGCTACGCCGTGCCCGGCAAGAGCCTGCAGGAGCAGAACGAGGTCATCGGTGTGGACGCGGCCATGAAGTACATCAACACCACGCTGCTGTCCCGAGCTGGGGCCATCACCGTCAATGACATCCTGGAGATCCACCGGCGCGTGCTGGGCTATGCAGACCCTGTGGAGGGTGGGCGACTGCGTACCAGCCAGGTGTTTGTAGGCCACCACATCCCACCTCACCCACAGGACCTGGAGCGCCACATGCAGGACCTGGTGCAGTGGCTCAACTCAGAGGAGGCTCTGCAGCTGCATCCCGTGGAGTATGCAGCACTCGCCCACTATAAGCTGGTGTACGTGCACCCCTTTGTGGATGGGAACGGACGCACATCACGGCTGCTAATGAACTTGGTGCTCATGCAGGCACGCTACCCACCCATCACCATCCGCAAAGAGCAAAGGTCAGAGTACTACGCCGTTCTGGACACAGCCAACGAAGGTGACATCCGCCCCTTCATCCGCTTCATAGCCAAATGCACAGAGATCACCCTGGATACCCTGCTGATCGCCACCACTGAGCACCCTGTGGGGCTGCCTGGCTCCAGCCACCACCAAGCTTGTCCAAACTGCAAACAAACCATACCTGTCCACAACAGTGAGAGGGGACGGGAGTGAGCGGGGCAGGAGGGTACATGACTGTTTGGATTTTGTCTTTTTATTTAGATCTAATTTTGGGTTAATCCTGCTTTAAGTGTAAAGATATGTCAGTTGATGTACGTATTACTAATAGCAGCCCTGTGTCAAAATGATAGCATGACCTTGCACATTTCTACAGGGAAATTGCATCTTTACATAAAACAAATATTCTCATACCAGGTAGTTTGAGGTGcaggtcagtggaggctgctgaggggaggacggctcataataatggctggatcggcgcgaatggaatggcatcaaaccatgtgtttgataccattccactccagccatgaGCATGTCCTCCCCAATTtcggtgccaccaacctcctgtggtgcagGTGTTTGAACTAATTATGGTGAGTTGTGATTTAGAAAACACATTTTCAGCTGCAGATTGTTTTTCATAAAGGGGAAAAAAAGGGTCATGAATTTGTTGACTCAAATGGGGCTGTTTCATACTCTTGGCAATGCTACTTATTGTTTTTAGTGTAGTTTCTAAAGGACATTTAGGCCTAAACTGCATTTCACCCATCTATTATCAGTAGTTTTTTGAGTGAATTCATTATAACTGAAGGTGTTATGAATGGGTACATTCTGAGAAGATCGAGTTGTGATTCTGATTAGATGTTTCTCCCTTATGGATAAGACAGACCAACAAAGATTGGCCGTGCGCAGTAGATCACCTGTTGGGTGTCGAAGAACGGTGTTGTAATGTAGCTTATCCAACTGGGTCATACCGTCTGATATTTCACTGAAGCACTTTCATGTATTTGAGTTTATTTACTACAAAATAAACGTATTATCTGTTGAATGTGACTTTGTTAGTTTAAAAACCTCAAACATTATTTGAATTGCTTTAATAAACTTTAGGCCAAAACAGCAACAAAACCACAAGATGGCAATTTTACAACATCCAAATAACTAGTAAATAAaatcactgaacaaaaatagaccACATACAATCTCAGAAAGTTGCATTGATAATTTAGTTAAAAAAAAACACTAGTTTATTTTATTATTAGAACAAATTTAAACACCATGACAACATTTTAAAATGACCACACACCCCATATTTTTGTATTGGACGAAACAGAAAGTGACTTTTAAAGATCAAACATTTGTAGTCTAACTAGATTAGGCcaaggtttcccaaactcggtcctgggggcccccctgggtgcacgttgtTTTTTTCCCTAGCACTATACAGCTGATTCTAAGCTTGAGTTGGTTATTGAATCTGCTATGTAGTGCTAGAGAAAAAACAAATGTGCACCGGGGGGAAGCAGGATGACGTTTAGGAAACCCTGGATTAGGCCACTGTGGTGATAGAACATATATAGCTAATAATTCTCAAAACGTACAAAACTATGGCCAACCATTGGGAGTCTGAACACACATTTGACATTCCCCACTCATCCAAACAGGATCACTTGTCGATTGATTTGAAAGGAAAAGGAGACAGTTCTGAATTAAGTATACACCTACATTCCCCTGATGTTATCACTTGCTGATTTGATACATGGGCATGGAGGGCTCTTGCAATCAAACAGCTGCATAGATTTTTCTCCCAACAGTTGATTCACTTGTGGACCGTACTCATTACAATACTAAGATGACAGTAAAAGCCTAGGGCTTCTCCAAACTGTCAGTTATTCATTCCCTACCCATCAAGACTTTCACAGATAGTTTATTAAATACCTTAACCAAGTTACCTGGAAGTAAATTGGAAACAATCTCAGGAAAATGACATACAATAGTACAACAAAAATGTCTTCCCTTCAATCATTTCAGGTAAGACAGCCTAAACATGATAGGCAAACAAAATGGGGCGCTGGGTTAATGACATGCACACAGACTACCTGTTAAATTATAGTGCCAGCAATAAAAGTTTTAGTAAGGGATTAGTACATTAAAGGATTTTAACAGCTATAGATGATACATGCCTTTCCTATGAACAGAGACTTTTGAAAACTACATTGTAAATGTGAGCACAGAACAAGTAAGGAATTAGTACATCTGCAAATAAATTATTTGTACAACTGCCATTTAAGGTAATATTCTGTAAAGCGAAGCATTAGTCTTTCACTGTTTGGGAACAAATATCGTTGCATGTTAGCTGCTCTGTAACAGACGCAAAAGATTTTAGTGGCATGTTGATATCTGAAGATACCTTAGAGGAAAGATTCACCCATTCTGAATGTTATATTGCTTTTGTGCATCTGATGCAAAACGcatcataccggctgtatttctgcctgcttgaacggcGAACAGCTCAGATAAACATGAAATTACCCCAGGGTTCGATAGAATATCGCTCTAGGTACACAAAAATGATATTCAAAATGTGTGAAACTTAAACAAACAGGGGAAATTATTTTCATTGTTGTAATACATAATCTATAACACATCTCAAATGTCAAGCTCTTGCATATactttttaaaaacaagaaacatAATTCACAAGCTGGGTTGTTttagcagttaaaaaaaatactaaactcAGAACCCTTTTCTCAATTCAGAACAAAATAATTTACACACAAATCTATAAAAACACCCTTTCCAATCTAAAAAAAAGCAAGCCGAAATTGGTCACTCACACTTTTTCAAAAGGAATATCAATCAATCATTGTTCAAAAGGATGGTAATATGGAGTTTGGGGCCAGTCGAAGGAGCCAGGGAGATTAAGGCTTTCTCACAAAAAGTGACAAGGAGAATGAGGCCATGGGAGTGATTAAAGGGGAGTCAAACACAGCACAATATCTGCCATTTCTTCTTCTCAAGGACCCAAGATGGCTTTCCATACAAAAGGCAGTCATTTGATTATTTTCACTTTCTGAGAAGAAATTTGGCAAAGTCTGAATTGGACATGGGCTTGGCCTGTGCTTCAAACCCAGCGTCTCCGGATGCACCCCCTGTGGGTTTAGGTGCAGTCCCATTTTCTGCTTTACTTTCTGATCCAGTCTGCCGATGTAGGGAACGAGGGATTAGTGAGAGTTGGGTTCGCCCTTTTCCCCTCCTGAAAAAGAAAACCAAAAGCTCTCATTCACATGTGAACATGTGAGAATAACCGATTTAAAAGGCAGCTTATGTTTAATGAGTTGGAGAAACAAAGCTAATTGGATATTTGTAATGAGTACTATCGTCAGGGTAACTAACATCTTTCCTTGTTAGAAGAGTATTTTACTAGAGTGTTGGAAACTTACGATCCATAGACCATAGCCCGGGGCATCATGGCTCCCATGGGCCTGCTGAAGTCAGGCTTGTCGGCTGCATTTCTGCGAGGTGGGTTGCTAATGGCAACAGAGAGTGTGTGTTCCTGTAGTACCGTGCCATCCAACTTCAGCACGGCCTGGGAGGCCTGAGCCTCATCTTCAAACTCCACGTACGCCAGACCCTGTAGAGACACGCCACAGCAGCACATTAGAGCAGCGACTCACATGAGAGCTATCCATTTTACGTATAAGTCAATGGAGATTCTACATGTATGATTCAAATGATCTGTTTGGATGTTTACAAAGATTATATTTGTTATGTGTAAAGTTACTAACTTATTACTCAACTGGAGAACTCAAGAGCAAATTAATACTCTAAATCTAACATCTGGATGGAGAAAAATACTTAGCCTCCCAGCCCTGTACAGCCTAGCCTCCCAGCCCTGTACAGCCTGACCTCCCAGCCCTGTACAGCCTAGCCTCCCAGCCCTAACCTCCCAGCCCTGTACAGCCTGACCTCCCAGCCCTGTACAGCCTGACCTCCCAGCCCTGTACAGCCTGACCTCCCAGCCCTGTACAGCCTGACCTCCCAGCCCTGTACAGCCTGACCTCCCAGCCCTGTACAGCCTGACCTCCCAGCCCTGTACAGCCTAACCTCCCAGCCCTGTACAGCCTGACCTCCCAGCCCTGTACAGCCTAACCTCCCAGCCCTGTACAGCCTAACCTCCCAGCCCTGTACAGCCTACTCCCCCTAACCTCCCAGCCCTGTACAGCCTAACCTCCCAGCCCTGTACAGCCTAACCTCCCAGCCCTGTACAGCCTGACCTCCCAGCCCTGTACAGCCTGACCTCCCAGCCCTGTACAGCCTGACCTCCCAGCCCTGTACAGCCTGACCTCCCAGCCCTGTACAGCCTGACCTCCCAGCCCTGTACAGCCTGACCTCCCAGCCCTGTACAGCCTGACCTCCCAGCCCTGTACAGCCTGACCTCCCAGCCCTGTACAGCCTAACCTCCCAGCCCTGTACAGCCTAACCTCCCAGCCCTGTACAGCCTAACCTCCCAGCCCTGTACAGCCTAACCTCCCAGCCCTGTACAGCCTAACCTCCCAGCCCTGTACAGCCTAACCTCCCAGCCCTGTACAGCCTAACCTCCCAGCCCTGTACAGCCTAACCTCCCAGACCTGTACAGCCTAACCTCCCAGCCCCAGACCTGTACAGCCTAACCTCCCAGCCCCAGACCTGTACAGCCTAACCTCCCAGCCCCAGACCTGTACAGCCTAACCTCCCAGCCCCAGACCTGTACAGCCTAACCTCCCAGAGTTATGCCTCCTAACCTTGGGTTTGCCTGAGCGGTTGGTGACCAGGCGGATGTCTTTGATGGTGCCTTGATCCTTGCACAGCTCCTCCAGCTGCTCCTTGGTGCAGGAAAAGGGCAGGCCCGAGATAAAGATCTTGTGTTTCTCCAGGTTTGTGTTGTACTTAAACACCTAGAGGAAGAGACATGAAAAGAGTAACTCACTATCTATATGGTGAAACCACCATTCCCATTCATCCACCCCTAAATCAAAACgaacatactgaacaaaaatattaaaaacCGCAACAGCCAgcaatttcaaaggttttactgagttacagttcatataaggaaatcagccaattgaaataaattaattatgctctaatctattgatttcacatgactgggaatacagatatgcatatgttggtgacatatcttttaaaaaaggtaggggcgtagatcagaaaaccagtcagtatctggtgtgaccaccatttgcctcatgcagggcaacatctcctttgcatagagttgatcgggCTGttcattgtggcctgtggaatgttgtcccacttctcttcaatggttgtgtgaagttgctggatattgtcgggaactggaacatgccgtcatacacgtcgatccagagcatcccaaacatgctcaatgggtgacgtttggtgagtatgcaggccatggaagacctgggacattttcagcttcctggaattatgtacagatccttgtgacatgggtccgtgcatcatcatgctgaaacatgaggtgatggcagatgaatggcacgagaatgggcctcaggatcttgacacagtatctctgtgcattcaaactgccatcAATAAACTGAAATTGttttcattgtccatagcttatgcctgcccatatcataaccccaccatgaagcactctgttcacaacgttgacatcagcaaacagctggcccacacgacgccatacacatggtctgcggttatgaggccggttggacgtactactaaattctctaaaacgttggaggtggcttatggtagaaaaattaacatAAAAGTATGTAGCAACAGcttttggacattcctgcagtcagcatgccaaatgcacgctccctcaaaacttgagatatctatggtattgtgttgtgtgacaaaactgaacattttagagtggctttttattgtccccggaacaaggtgcatctgtgtattgatcatactgtttaatcagcttcttgatatgccacacctgtcagatggatggattatcttggcaaaggaaaaatgtttactaacagggatgtaaactaatttgtgcacaacatttttgagaaataagcatgTGTATGgaatatttcagctcatgaaacatgggatcaacactttacatgttgcgtttatattttttgttcagtgtagatgggTCTCACTCACCTTAAAATCAGGGTTCTTGTTTTTATCCACACAGGGCGATACGAACATTGGCCTGCCGTCGACCTCACGCCGGTCCATCTTCAGGGCCTCGGGCACGGACGTCTTGCCCTCAAACTGTACGTAGCAGTACCCTCTGAAGCCCTTGGCAGCATAGACGGGGCGCACTGACTGTACAGGACCACAGGACTCAAACAACTCCTTCAGTCTCTTCTCTGGATCCTCCATGCTGAAGGCCAGGTTGCTGATAAACACACTGCAGTCATCCTTGCGTTGTTCGGGGTTGTCTTCCTGGGTCTTCCGTACGGTGTCTGGTGCTATCTGCTGGCCCCTCTTAGCACCAGGGGGTTCCTGTCTGCGGCAAGGGGGGGCTCTCCTCCCAaacagtccactctctgtctccATGAACTCCTCAGCACCTCCCCCCCTGAAGCTGCCATGGTTGCCCTCCCCTCGGTGCCTCTTTGGAGGTTGCTCTGTTGCACAGAAGATAAattgggggtaaggccctgcgatagactagcgtcctgtctagggggtgtacttgtacatcatgctgcctcacgctacaaaaTCAGGAGATGGGTTCCTGCCCTATGAGCTGTTCTGGCTCAAGGCTACTTACTTACTGTTGCCCAGAGGTGACACAAAGCTTTAGCAAACACACAGGAT comes from Salmo salar chromosome ssa20, Ssal_v3.1, whole genome shotgun sequence and encodes:
- the LOC106580317 gene encoding protein adenylyltransferase FICD; the protein is MMASLTVWWRYTSGHLLGGWGPLLCLFLGSLVALLMPMVGVEDECCITLKGIAQLHCQLWGKTQRPTVQSTSLTVPFTALDLLPLRAKPSIETQLEAKAALQQAVEMKKQGKREKAHKLLVHALNMNPDFVEALTELGTILEEKDVVQADHLYTKALAISPCNERALVSRDRTLPLVEEIDQRHFGVIDSKVRRLMSIPKGNSALRRVMEETYYHHIYHTVAIEGNTLTLSEIRHIIETRYAVPGKSLQEQNEVIGVDAAMKYINTTLLSRAGAITVNDILEIHRRVLGYADPVEGGRLRTSQVFVGHHIPPHPQDLERHMQDLVQWLNSEEALQLHPVEYAALAHYKLVYVHPFVDGNGRTSRLLMNLVLMQARYPPITIRKEQRSEYYAVLDTANEGDIRPFIRFIAKCTEITLDTLLIATTEHPVGLPGSSHHQACPNCKQTIPVHNSERGRE